CGCTATAATTACGATCAGTTCTTGAATTTCTTCCCCAAGCTTGAAAAACTGCAAGCGTTGGTATTGTGTCATTCTAATATTGATAATTCTTGTTTAAAAATCTTAGGGACTTGGTGTAAAAACTTAaggtatttaaaatttattcttaTCTAGATTTATCTTAACAATATGTTTATTTgtcgttttgttttatttattattttttttttttcaaataggaTATTGGATGTTAACGGTTGCAATAGATTGACGGACACTGGCATTGAATGGTTAATTCGCAAACCAACGGAACTGAGCAAGACTCTTGAAGAATTGTTGGTGAACTGCGCTGCTGTAACAAAAAGAGGAATCAAAATGGCTGTAGAGAATTTTCCAGCCTTGAAGGTCGTCGCGAATGGCAGCACCTTTGATGTCTTAGTGGAAGTGGCTCAGTCAGCGGCGCAAGCTCAACCACACAAAAATAGTTCATTCACTCGTCTAGTCATTCGCTCTGCTGGAGTATATACAAGCGGTCAACTTGGATCAGTAGTGCGATATTGCCCATCGCTTTTCGAAATCATTATTGAGGTTAAAGTGGGATTCACAGATACTGATCTGTTTTGCCTAACGAGTTTGAAGAACCTACAGATTCTCAAACTCTTAAATCATCGCCGAAATTCTTATGGAGAAGAAATAACCTTTGATAAGGGCCTTGCTCCAGTGCTGAAGGTAATCGGAGGTTCATTAAAAGTCCTTAACCTTTCATACTTTGAATTCGTTGACATTTGGACCATCGTCAAATTTTGTCCCAATTTAATGGCCTTGGCCTTCGAAAATCAATGCCAAAGTTTAAGTGTCTTGTCTGAAAAGGAAGTAATTGAATTGCGTAATGAAAAAGGTcgagtttattttaaagatcTTAAGCTTCTAGGGTGCGGCTGTAATCTTTCAAATGACATTCTATTTGATTTACTATCTTGTCCTTTACTAGAGAACGTTGACTTAGTATTTTGTGACGCGCTCACTGACgattttttacaaaaagtaATGGCGAATGGCTTCTTAAAAAATCTACAGTTATTACGTTTACAATCCTGTCATTTAGTGACAAAACAGGGATTAGATGAACTAGCGATAAAAGACaatattcttaaaaaaatacgcatctatttttgtgaaAAGCTAACTGGCGATAACGTATTtgaatggcacaaaattgCATGTGATAAAAATTGGGAATTGCATATAGACTTTAAGAGTTTTGGTACTGAACATATTACCATTGAAGTATAAATTTCGTATTTTTAATTATACTGGGTTGTTATTTGTGTCTGGTGTCGAAGAAATCGGGAGCAATAAAGATGacacgaaaaaaatttctctcttGTTCTCATTGAATTCCCTTTATTTATTACGCCATAGATACGGAATATATGAACAGCTATATTTAGATGTCGTATTGTATATGAATATTTCTTAATTCGTACACCCGAATACAGAGCAGAAAACCTCCCAAATCGCCccgaatattaaaaaatcttgCCGGACAAAAAGAGTCGTCGATCGTGATCACCTAATGCAACAGCCGTCACTCAGTTCGGTCTCCGAAATTTACAAGGATTTGCCAAACAGAAAGATTTTAGCCCCACCTTCCAAGGTGAAAATCTTTGCAGTGTTGCTGTTTCGATTCGTTTTTAAAGCAGattattatttacttatttttctttgtagaGTGGATACCAAGCGTCAGGTGATATTTTCCCTTGGCTTCAATTTGAATGTCTTCCCGTTCTTAAATCGGGATGCAGCCCTCAGCTGTCCAACAACGAAGTCAATTTCGGCGATGGAGAAGtggaaaattcatttgaagtATTACATATCAAGTGataaatttaatgattttgTGCTTGacagttttctattttaaaagatggatCCTTGTCGAGGCGTAAAAGAAAGTTGCGATGGGTTCGGCAGGCAGTTACATCGATCGGTCTTCATGATTACACAGCCACTTGCCCAACATCTGAGATCATCTCAAGAGCCGGACGGTTCCATCACTGGAGTATCGCAGAGGAGACGAACCAGCAGCGCTGATGAACAAGGAATCGACGGAGGTTTGGCGTTTTTGCGTTCACCCTCTAAAGCTCTCCAAGATACCGTTAAGTTAATGTCCGGATCTCACGATGACCATGCGGCAACACAATCGACATTGCTGGTTTTAGATTTTGTTGCTCAGCGTCATGATCTTGACTCTCTTCGGACTTCCATGGAGCTGGCGTTGCGAAAAGCCTCTTGTCGTGTCTTTGCAATGGAGGTGTGTCATCACTTGATAAAGTCTTATCACTTGGAAAATCATTAGGCCTATGTTATGCTGTTTATCCATTAGAATTTATCGTGGCTCCTGCAAAACGTCACTCAGACAGTGTGCTTGCATGATCTTCTCTGGTGGTTAGTTCGTCACTTGCTCCGTCTCTGGaaacagccaacaacaaaGTGGAGACTTGGGGAGCTGATGGATCGACCAACAAAGACAACTTAGTAGGGCAGCATCCAACTTCAGACGTCAGTTTAGCTGGAGAAGGATTATCGCCGCTACTGCAGTCGTTTCAAGGTCTTCTACAAACGGTGTCTAATCTGATGCAACTACTCCCGATGGGCACACCTCTACTTGCGATGGCCGTCCGTTGTTGGGACATTCGATTTAAACAAACCGATCACGCATTTCTTCACAAGTGAGTTAAAAACTGATGAATTAATATGTAGAAAGCTGTCAGTTTCTTAatgatttgtcttttttttttttcgtgcaacTAGAAGCCACGTATTTAGCAACATCAGTCGAATTCTTTCGCGTTGTGAAGAGGAAGCAACTGTCGATATCGAAGCATTAGAAAATACTGCAATTCATTCAGCTGGGCATGTGACGATGTTGACTGAAGTCACAGACGGAATAGACATTAAGGTGTCTAGCCGTACTGCCATGGTTAATAGTTTGACTGATGGCTCGACCGAAACCTTCTGGGAATCAGGCGACGAGGACCGGGGTAAATGAAACTCATAACCATCCAAGTTTGTCCTGAAACGGCTGGATTTCCACCACGCATTGTTTGTTTATATGTCGATAACAGTCGAGATATGGGGTGAGTTGTCCTTTTCTTAGTTTCTGTACATTTCTATTAAATCCTCGTAAAATCCGCTTGAATTATCatgttatttattcttttcttagaACAAAGTTTCTGGAGTGACTTTCAAAGCCGACCAAATGGAGAAGAGCTGCAAATCGTGGACGTCTTAGAAGTAGAAACTCGATTTTCTGGGTGGCTTCATACTTCCCTACCTCGTATgcgttttatttgaattgtcgCCATTAGGAATCAAATCatgatttgaataatttctttACTGTAGAAATCAACTTCCAGATCATCCAGCTTGAGTTTAAAGGGCCCGATAACTCGCTTTGCATTCGTCAAGTTCGCTTGCTGGGTGGAGGTATCTCTCGGTCCTTCAACGCTTTAGCCATTCATCAACGAACGTGCGAGACGGAAACACTGCGAGTGTTTCGTTTATTGAACTCACAGGTACTTGTTTTGAAAAGTTGACCTACGATTCGTGAGTTTAGTTAACAAAACACTAATTACGTTACAATTTCTTATTTCCCAGGTCTTCGATCGGCTGATTTTAAACGAGGGAGATGCCTCTCCTTCACGTTCTACCGATCGTGGACCCAATGAAGATGAAATGGATGGAGAAATAGCTGAAAGAACTCGGGATATTGATTTGAAAGAGCACATGGTATGGCAATCTCtactgtttcaattttttttggtacTTAAATATGCTCAGAATATTTATTATCGTGATCTGCGGGTATAAAGTTAGTTCAACGGAACGCGTTTCGTCGCGATATAGGGCGATTTACCTCCAAACACCTCCAACGGAATACCACCTAGCTTGGCTCTGCCGCCAACAGCAGCCATGATCACATTGAAAGAACCTTCACCAAAAAAATCAGATTGCCGTTCCTCTGTATGAAATATGGATTTAGATAaaacgaaatttcaaaatccacATTTAAGCTATTTGACTATTTGATTACCTCCCAGGATATTATCTAGATTGACGTTACAGTCGTGGGGTGAAAACAGTTGTGGTTCCGCCTGCCCACAGATTTCCGTCGAATTCGCTTCTCATATACATCGAGTCAGATAGAAAGAAAGGGGATGCTTGCTTGTAACGCCATTAAATCCCCTTGAGATATGTTAGGCCGGAATAAGtagataattttgttttttatcaagCAGTGTCTGCATCATAATGTAGTGCACTTGGGGATTAATCCCCTTATTTCATCAGCATCATTCTTACGACCTCATTCGTAAGGATGGCGCTTAAATACGAATGAGATCGTTTTCATGCGTAAAGCCCCAGGTGGAGATAGCCCATCAAGGTAGATATTTCTCCACCTTCCTCTGAAATCAGACCTATATAAAGTCCTCCTGTTATTCAATTTGTGTCATTCATTGCTTTTACTTATTGCTTGACGTGTTGTGTCCTTCAGTCTCTACGAACCCTAATAATTCATCTGAATTTATTAAAGTTGTATATACTTCtttgaattggaaaaaaatatcagatATTACAAGATGCCTAAAGTGAAGCCTGTAGTCTCACTTTTTTCGCAGTGTATTGACTGTGTTTGCAAATTTAAATGCAACATTCCACTAATTCCAGTTAATGCTAAGCATTTCAAAACATGGACGGGTAGTCCATGGTCGATCCAGCTAATGGTAATAACTGACAGCGAGTCCAGAATCAGTCCTTTTCAAACAATACGTAAGTTGCGATGATACCAATGACACttactttcatttttcaatcctAATAGTAATTTTTCTTCGTAAACTTTGTATGTACGTAAATTGATGAAATATCTCTAGCCACCGTTGTGTTAGAGGCCATCATCATCTCTCTTTCTGATAACAAATATCTGAAAACCATGAAAAATTTCAACCTCGGATATCTCATTACAGCCGAACTTCAAAAGTTAATTGTTCCCAAATGGTACCGCTATAATTACGGACAGTTCTTAAATTTCTTCCCCAAGCTTGAAAAACTGCAAGTTTTGGTATTGCGTTATTCTAATATTGATAATTCTTGTTTAAAAATCATAGGGACTTGGTGTAAAAACttaaggtatttttaaaatttatccttatttagatttttattaaGCATATGTTTATTTgtcgttttgtttattttttttttcaaataggaTATTGGATGTTAACGGTTGCAGTAAGTTGACGGACACTGGTATTGAATGGTTAATTAGCAAACCAACCGAGCTGAGCAAGACTCTTGAAGAATTGTTGGTGAACTGCGCTGCTATAACAAATAGAGGAATAAAAATGGCTGTAGAGAATTTTCCAGCCTTGAAGGTCGTCGCGAATGGCAGCACCTTTGATGTCTTAGTGGAAATGGCTCAGTCAGCGGCGAAAGCTCAACCACACAAAAATAGTTCATTCACTCGTCTAGCCATTCACTCTGCTGGAGTATATACAAGCGGTCAACTTGGATCAGTGGTGCGATATTGCCCATCGCTTTTCGAAATCATTATTGAGGTTAAAGTGGGATTCACAGATACTGATCTGTTTTGCCTGACGAGTTTGAAGAATTTACAGATTCTCAAACTAGTTTTTCATCAGCAAAGTAATAATGGAAGAGAAATAACCTTTGACAAGGGCCTTGTTCCAGTGCTGAAGGTAATTGGAAGTTCATTAAAAGTTCTTTACCTTTCATACTTCCAATTTGTTGACATTTGGACCATCGTCAAATTTTGTCCCAATTTAATGGCCTTGGCCTTCGAAAATCAATGCCAAAGTTTAAGTGTCTTGTCTGAAAAGGAAGTAATTGAATTGCGTAATGAAAAAGGTcgagtttattttaaagatcTCAAGGTTCTACGGTGCGGCTACAATCTTTCAAatgacattttatttgatttactaTCTAGTCCTTTACTAGAGAGCGTTGACATAGATTTTTGTGACGCGCTCACTGACGATTTGTTACAAAACGTAATGGCAAACGGCTTCTTAAAAAATCTGAAGTTATTACGTATAGAATCTTGTCGTTTAGTGACAAAACAGGGATTAGATGAACTAgcgataaaagaaaatatttttaaaaaattaagcatctatttttgtgaaAAGGTAACTGGCGATAACGTATTTGAATGGCAAAAAATTGCTTGTGATCAAAATTGGGAATTGAATATAGACTTTAAGAGTTTTGGTAATGAACATATTAACATTAACGTATAAATTTCGTGTTTTTAATTACTGGGTTATTACTTGTGTCAAAGAAATGTGGAGCAATACAGATGacatgaaaacaaatttccatcTTGTTCTCTTGAATTCCCTTAATTACGCCATAATAGATACGGAATATACGGGAATACGTATATGAACAGCTATATTTAGAATTCGTAGAGTATGAATATTTCTTAATTCGTACACCCGAATACCGAGCAGGCAATCTTCCGGATCGCCCCGAATAACCAAAAATCTTGCCGGACAAAAAGACTCGTCGATCGTCGTGTATTCGCCaaaccgagaaaaaaaaatattttgctcGATCTCGTCACAATCAACATAGCcgacttgttttgttttcaacaatAAAGCAGTCGAAATCGAGGTCTTAATATCAgaccatgttttttttattgttttcgtATGGAAATCTGCTTTGAACCGGTATatattgaaattaaataaagaacAAGTCTATGGCGAAAGTGTTTTATTAAACGTCCAACTCGAATTGAAAACGAAACGTTCCATTTTCTTGTCCACACGCACGGACGAAGGTTGAAAAAGCCCTCAGCTGTCCAACAACGAAGTCAATTTCGGTGATGGAGAAGtggaaaattcatttgaagtATTACATATCAAGTGataaatttaatgattttgTGCTTGacagttttctattttaaaagatggatCCTTgtcgagaaataaaagaaagttgCGATGGGTTCGGCCGGCAGTTACATCGATCGGTCTCCATGATTAAACAGCCACTTGCCCAACACCTGAGATCATCTCAAGAGCCAGACGGTTCTGTCACTGGAGTATCTAAGCGGAGACGAACCAGCAGCGCCGATGAACAAGGAATCGACGGAGGTTTAGCGGTATTGCGTTCACCCTCTAAAGCTCTCCAAAATACCGTTAAGTTAATGTCCGGATCTCATGATGACCATGCGGCAACACAATCGACATTGCCGGTGTTAGATTTTGTTGCTCAGCGTCATGATCTTGACTCTCTTCGGACTTTTATGGAGCTGGCGTTGCGAAAAGCCTCTTGCCGCGTCTTTGCAATGGAGGTGTGTCATCACTTGATAAAGTCTTATCACTTGGAAGATCATTATGCTATGTTATTGTTTATCCATTATAATTTGTCGTGGCTCCTACAAAACGTCACTCAGCCAGTGTGCTTGCATGATCTTCTCTGGTGGTAGGTAGGCCTATCGTCCTCGCTTATACACGCGCACAGATTTTTTAGAACCGAAAAAATGCTTGTTGGAGCTCTTGTATAGCGAACTGAAGTCGTCATggtcagaatcattcctagaAATGCTTACCTTTTCCagttgagttttttttatattggtcTCGGTACGAAATTCGGGTCAGTGCTGACTTCATCCTTTCTGACGTTCATTGTACTCTGGAAGTCAATGTCAACATTGGCTGTTCAACAACaatgttgttttaaaaaataattgaataactTTTAACGTATTGAAAAAAGTAAGATCTTTTTTAACGAATAATTACTTACAATTTGCTATTAAACATATGGTCAAATACTGCAGTGGTTAGCAACCTGAGTTGCTACAACATGCGTCGATGGTTCAAACCTCGACAAAGTCCTAAAAAATTTCTACGTTAAAAAAGCATGTTAATTAAACACTCTATTACCACCACTGTATTGGCCATTAATTAAATCCATTCCTCCGTGCTGGAGAGGGAAAACTGGCAAGTGGCTAAGGGACTTTTCGTCGATATTGGGATCGGTCCAATATTCCTTAGTCGCAAAAAGGCGAATTAAATGTGTACTGAGGTATAGGCAAGTAGTTCTGAGTTTACTGCCCTTACCATTGGTTTGCGCATTTGATTCAGTTGAGCCTTCTTGATTACATAGTTAAGTTCCGTCGTGTTGTATGGGTGCTGTGGCGAAGCCGAGGAGCTGCTCTTCGCGGACTACAAACGAATATCATCAATGATCTTATCACGTTAGATGAGCCCGGATCGCTAATGTTGTCTGCatgggtccccccccccccccgtgtaGATGACCTCTTGAAAAGCGTGGTAATGTGAGGGATATTCGTGAGTAGATTCAGATCCGTTGACTCAGGTTACTTGGATAATGGTGAGATCCAAGACGCCTTTGGCCTAATTATCGTATAAGTACCACTCACTCACAGCGATGGATCCTTTGCTATGTTAATCGAGTTCCTCCTAGATGGACTCCctccttgaatttttttttcaatggctGCCGTTAAGTTTTTACCTTTGtccatttgatttttcccACATCAGGTCTTTTAATTTGGTATTTGATTTTCGTCGTATCCCCCTATGTAGTGTTACGTTGGAAGTGATTACCGCTGCGGTATCCAGTAGAGTCCTTGCCTGCGTTCATCCATCCGGAGGCATTATCCTCA
The sequence above is drawn from the Daphnia pulicaria isolate SC F1-1A chromosome 1, SC_F0-13Bv2, whole genome shotgun sequence genome and encodes:
- the LOC124316644 gene encoding F-box/LRR-repeat protein 20-like, producing the protein MNTMEHFNIGDLITAELHKLIVPTWYRYNYDQFLNFFPKLEKLQALVLCHSNIDNSCLKILGTWCKNLRILDVNGCNRLTDTGIEWLIRKPTELSKTLEELLVNCAAVTKRGIKMAVENFPALKVVANGSTFDVLVEVAQSAAQAQPHKNSSFTRLVIRSAGVYTSGQLGSVVRYCPSLFEIIIEVKVGFTDTDLFCLTSLKNLQILKLLNHRRNSYGEEITFDKGLAPVLKVIGGSLKVLNLSYFEFVDIWTIVKFCPNLMALAFENQCQSLSVLSEKEVIELRNEKGRVYFKDLKLLGCGCNLSNDILFDLLSCPLLENVDLVFCDALTDDFLQKVMANGFLKNLQLLRLQSCHLVTKQGLDELAIKDNILKKIRIYFCEKLTGDNVFEWHKIACDKNWELHIDFKSFGTEHITIEV
- the LOC124316147 gene encoding uncharacterized protein LOC124316147; the encoded protein is MAVENFPALKVVANGSTFDVLVEMAQSAAKAQPHKNSSFTRLAIHSAGVYTSGQLGSVVRYCPSLFEIIIEVKVGFTDTDLFCLTSLKNLQILKLVFHQQSNNGREITFDKGLVPVLKVIGSSLKVLYLSYFQFVDIWTIVKFCPNLMALAFENQCQSLSVLSEKEVIELRNEKGRVYFKDLKVLRCGYNLSNDILFDLLSSPLLESVDIDFCDALTDDLLQNVMANGFLKNLKLLRIESCRLVTKQGLDELAIKENIFKKLSIYFCEKVTGDNVFEWQKIACDQNWELNIDFKSFGNEHININV